AAGGTGATTCGAAAAAAACTGGGTGAAATCGTCTTCAGATCCGAGGAGAAACTGAGAAAGCTCGAACGACTCGTCCACCCACTCATGAGGAAAAAGGTGGAAAATATCGTGAAAGAAAGGAGCGGCCTTGTTGTGATAGAGGCCGCTCTTTTGAGGAGAATGAAATTGGATACACTCTGCGATCACGTCATCACCGTCGTTGCGAAGGAAAAAAAGATCGTTGAGAGGAACAAATTCGCAAGAGAGAGACTGAAGTTTCAAAAAGACGTGATCCCCCAGGGGATTGTCATCCCGAACAACTCTTCGATCGCAGATCTTGAAAAAAAAGTCAGGGAAGTGGTGAGCCTCATATGGGAGAGACGCGAATCACAGGAGGCAAATACAGGGGAAGAAAGTTGAAAACAGGTGACTTTTTCAGGCCCACCATGTCCTCCGTGAGGAGTGCTCTTTTCAACATGGTGAATGTGGAAGGAAAGAGTTTTCTGGAGCTCTTCTGCGGTAGCTGTGTGGTGAGTTGCGAAGCACTGAGCAGAGGGGCGGACAGGGTTGTATGCGTCGACAGGTCAAAGAGAGCTCTCAAAATATGCAGGAAAAATCTCGAAACGATAGGAAACTCAGCCAGACTGGTTTACAAAGATGCAATAGATTATTTGAAAACGGCCCGTGAGAAGTTCGATATCGTCTTTCTCGATCCTCCTTACGAAAATGTCGAAGTCATCGAAAAGACTCTACAACTACTCCCGCGGGTAATGAGGAAAGAAGGCCTGGCGATTCTCGAAAAGGGCAAAAGAATCAAGATAGATCTTTCCGGTTTTGAGATCACCAAAAGAAAAGGCTACGGTGAAACGGAACTCGTTTTTTTGAAGGTGAAAGAATGATCATAAGATCCTGGGAGTACTACGACAGAATCGCAGGAAAGTACGACCCCATGTACGAGACACCAAAGTGGAGGCTTTACCACAAGTTGATTCAGTCCTTCTTGAGTGAGTATCTGAAGGAACCCTGTAAGGTACTGGATCTTGGTGGGGGTACGGGAAGGTGGAGCTTGTTTCTTCAAGAGAGGGGCTTTGACGTAACTCTAGCTGACCCTTCCGAGGAGATGTTGAAAGTTGCAGAAAGAAAGGGTGTAAAAAAACTTTTCAAAGCGCGTGCGGAAGATCTCCCTTTCCCTTCACACTCCTTTGACGTTGTGATGGCCATGGGGGATGTCTTAAGCTACGTTGAAGATAAAATCAAAGCGTTTTCCGAAATAGCAAGGGTTTTGAAACCTAGTGGCCTTCTGATAGCAACGGTGGACAATTTTTACGCTTTTCTTCAACACATGATAAAAGAAGAGGCTTGGGAGAGAATCCCGCGCTTTTTGAAAACGCAGACCATCGAAGTGGGAAGCACACTCTTTTCTTTCAACTCCTATGCTTTCAAACCGGAAGATATAAAATCTATAGAGGCTTTTGATATGATCGACATGCGTGGAATAGGGGTTTTCGACTACACTGAAGATCAACTGAAGAGGGAGGAAGGCATCATTTTTGATCTGGAGAGGGAATTTTCTAAAGACAGGGCAATTCTGTGGAGAGCAGAGCACATCTTTTTTGTATTAAAAAGAAAAGGGAGCCTATAGGCTCCCTTTTGGTGGGTGCGGCAGGGATTGAACCTGCGACCTCTTCCTCGTCAAGGAAGCGCTCTCCCACTGAGCTACGCACCCATCACCGCTTAATTATAATACCATAACTGTAACGTGACGTCAAGGTGGAGTTGGAGTTCAAAAGGACTTGAAATGGTCAGAAAGTTGTGCTAATATATATTTCGGAGTTGCCGAGGTGGTGGAACTGGCAGACACGCATGGTTGAGGGCCATGTGGGCTTCGGCCCGTGCGGGTTCAAGTCCCGCCCTCGGCACCAAGCAGATCAACCGGAGGACTGTTCCTCCGGTTTTTTCATTAATCTGCCAATTCCAAGGAGAATTCCCAGAATGATGAACAGATAGTAGTTGAAGAACCGCCAGATAAGAAGTGACACGATCGCGTCTGCCTTTTCGATGATGTTCGAATAGACAACGTAGTAGATGACCTCGACAGCACCACTGGCACCGGGTGTGGGAACGAAGTACACAACCAGGCTCAGAGCAAGCTGGATACTGACTATCTGAAACAGAGACACTTCTATCGAAGGATTCACGGTCTTTATCGAAAGGTATGTGCTCGCATGAATGCACACAATCATCGTTCCGGAAAGAACCATTGTAATGAAGGCTTTCGCTCTCGAAGATCTCCAGAGTTCCTTCATGGCGGACATGTAACCCAAAATCCTCTCTTTTACGAGGCTTTCTACCTCTTTTCTGCTCTTTTTGGAGAAGAACGCCATGATTTTCATGATGGGATTTGACAGAAAGAATTTCTCGAGAAATCTCCTGCTGAAAGAAAGAAGGATTATGAAAACGTAAAAAGCGAAAGCAAGGACAATTCCGATAAAGAAGAGATCCCCTAGGATTCCAAGAGAGCGAAACGTGTCAAAATAGAAGAGGAAAAAGAAAAAACCAGACACGATCGTGAAGGAAAACGAGGAAAAGAACCTCACCGCTATCACCGAAGCAGCTTTCTCGAAGGGAACGCCAGATTTCACAAGGTGATATATTTGGAAAGGTTGTCCCCCAGCTGCAAAGGGTGTTACGGTACTGGCATAGAAACCCCATAGTGAATTCGAAACACACGTTTTGAAAGGAATCCTCCCGAGGAGAATACTGGTCCTCAGGGCATCAACGATAACTATTGTGAAAAAGTTCAGAGCA
This is a stretch of genomic DNA from Thermotoga sp.. It encodes these proteins:
- a CDS encoding RsmD family RNA methyltransferase, encoding MKTGDFFRPTMSSVRSALFNMVNVEGKSFLELFCGSCVVSCEALSRGADRVVCVDRSKRALKICRKNLETIGNSARLVYKDAIDYLKTAREKFDIVFLDPPYENVEVIEKTLQLLPRVMRKEGLAILEKGKRIKIDLSGFEITKRKGYGETELVFLKVKE
- a CDS encoding lysylphosphatidylglycerol synthase transmembrane domain-containing protein, which translates into the protein MKRNILLPVIIGIGAAVLIVSLAGSGNVWKGLKHLDMRFIFLLALNFFTIVIVDALRTSILLGRIPFKTCVSNSLWGFYASTVTPFAAGGQPFQIYHLVKSGVPFEKAASVIAVRFFSSFSFTIVSGFFFFLFYFDTFRSLGILGDLFFIGIVLAFAFYVFIILLSFSRRFLEKFFLSNPIMKIMAFFSKKSRKEVESLVKERILGYMSAMKELWRSSRAKAFITMVLSGTMIVCIHASTYLSIKTVNPSIEVSLFQIVSIQLALSLVVYFVPTPGASGAVEVIYYVVYSNIIEKADAIVSLLIWRFFNYYLFIILGILLGIGRLMKKPEEQSSG
- the coaE gene encoding dephospho-CoA kinase (Dephospho-CoA kinase (CoaE) performs the final step in coenzyme A biosynthesis.) codes for the protein MVIGVTGKIGTGKTTVCEILKRDYGAYVVNVDEIGHEILEEVKEKLVELFGESVLEDGKVIRKKLGEIVFRSEEKLRKLERLVHPLMRKKVENIVKERSGLVVIEAALLRRMKLDTLCDHVITVVAKEKKIVERNKFARERLKFQKDVIPQGIVIPNNSSIADLEKKVREVVSLIWERRESQEANTGEES
- a CDS encoding class I SAM-dependent methyltransferase, which encodes MIIRSWEYYDRIAGKYDPMYETPKWRLYHKLIQSFLSEYLKEPCKVLDLGGGTGRWSLFLQERGFDVTLADPSEEMLKVAERKGVKKLFKARAEDLPFPSHSFDVVMAMGDVLSYVEDKIKAFSEIARVLKPSGLLIATVDNFYAFLQHMIKEEAWERIPRFLKTQTIEVGSTLFSFNSYAFKPEDIKSIEAFDMIDMRGIGVFDYTEDQLKREEGIIFDLEREFSKDRAILWRAEHIFFVLKRKGSL